In a genomic window of Agarivorans albus:
- a CDS encoding FAD-dependent monooxygenase, with the protein MEKFDVVVIGGGMIGAASAQGFALQGLSVLMLESFEPNAFDINQPIDLRVSAISQASVNLLKHLQAWPHISAMRLCPYQQLQVWEDPKDKLIFDSAQLDLPELGFMLENRIIQLGLWQANEQVGVTRNIVKQVQLVSNTAQGVELNVDGKAVSAGLMVVADGANSQMRQQLGLGISAWDYRHDCFAINVKLDATQQTATWQQFYPTGPRALLPLADQHAALIWYDAKATIQGLKQLNKVQLKQRIESEFPALPGDIEILDSASFPLTRRHVDRYVKHSAVVIGDAAHTINPLAGQGVNLGYRDVKCLLEQFERYGMADKQKALRRFEVRRKPDNHLMQSGMDLFYLMFSNSLPPLQAIRKFAIKSVQQAGPVKDWALKYALGDLQ; encoded by the coding sequence ATGGAAAAATTTGATGTTGTGGTAATTGGCGGCGGTATGATTGGCGCGGCTAGTGCGCAAGGTTTTGCCTTGCAGGGCTTATCGGTATTGATGTTGGAGTCTTTTGAGCCTAACGCTTTTGACATCAATCAGCCGATAGACTTGCGCGTAAGCGCAATTAGCCAAGCCAGCGTTAATTTACTTAAGCACTTGCAAGCTTGGCCGCACATTAGCGCTATGCGCTTGTGCCCCTACCAACAACTGCAAGTGTGGGAAGACCCCAAAGATAAGCTGATTTTTGATTCAGCCCAACTCGATTTGCCTGAATTAGGTTTTATGCTAGAAAATCGCATTATCCAATTAGGTTTATGGCAAGCCAACGAGCAGGTCGGCGTAACACGTAATATCGTTAAGCAAGTACAACTTGTTAGTAATACCGCGCAAGGTGTAGAGCTTAATGTTGATGGGAAAGCGGTGAGTGCTGGCTTGATGGTAGTCGCAGACGGTGCAAATTCTCAAATGCGCCAGCAGCTAGGTTTAGGCATTAGCGCTTGGGATTATCGCCATGATTGCTTTGCCATTAACGTTAAGCTAGATGCGACTCAGCAAACGGCTACTTGGCAACAGTTTTATCCTACTGGCCCTCGAGCATTGTTACCACTGGCAGATCAACACGCTGCCCTTATTTGGTATGACGCTAAAGCCACTATTCAAGGCCTCAAGCAGCTTAACAAAGTGCAGCTAAAGCAACGCATCGAATCAGAGTTTCCAGCTTTACCGGGTGATATTGAAATATTAGATAGCGCCAGTTTTCCGTTAACTCGACGCCACGTAGATCGTTATGTAAAACATAGTGCAGTGGTGATTGGCGATGCCGCTCATACTATTAACCCATTAGCAGGGCAGGGGGTGAACCTTGGTTATCGCGACGTGAAGTGCTTGTTGGAACAATTCGAGCGCTATGGCATGGCGGATAAACAAAAGGCATTACGTCGCTTTGAAGTACGCCGTAAACCGGATAATCACCTTATGCAAAGCGGCATGGATTTGTTTTACTTAATGTTCTCAAACAGTTTACCGCCGCTGCAGGCCATTCGAAAGTTTGCAATTAAAAGCGTACAACAGGCGGGCCCAGTAAAAGACTGGGCACTCAAATATGCTCTAGGAGATTTGCAGTAG
- the miaB gene encoding tRNA (N6-isopentenyl adenosine(37)-C2)-methylthiotransferase MiaB: protein MGNKLHIKTWGCQMNEYDSSKMADLLDATHGFQLTEEADDADVLLLNTCSIREKAQEKVFHQLGRWKTLKNKKPNLVIGVGGCVASQEGKAIRERAPYVDIVFGPQTLHRLPEMIKQVKGGEKSVVDVSFPEIEKFDRLPEPRAEGATAFVSIMEGCSKYCTFCVVPYTRGEEVSRPLDDVLYEIASLAEQGVREVNLLGQNVNAYRGLTHDDNICTFAELLRYVASINGIDRIRFTTSHPIEFTDDIVEVYADTPELVSFLHLPVQSGADRILNLMKRGHTAIEYKSIIRKLRKARPDIEISSDFIVGYPGETQDDFADTMKLIEQVNFDMSFSFVYSARPGTPAADLPDDVSEEEKKQRLYILQERINQQAMQVSRRMLDTEQRILVEGPSKKNPMELRGRTENNRVVNFEGSHDVIGQFVDVKIVDVFAHSLRGELLRTEQQMELRNDVAPATIIDKTDGQADHLGVASFTP from the coding sequence ATGGGAAATAAGCTGCATATAAAAACTTGGGGCTGCCAAATGAACGAGTACGATTCCTCGAAAATGGCCGACCTACTCGATGCAACCCATGGTTTTCAGCTTACTGAAGAAGCTGACGATGCCGACGTACTGTTGCTAAACACTTGCTCTATTCGCGAAAAAGCGCAGGAAAAAGTATTTCACCAGTTAGGTCGCTGGAAAACACTCAAGAATAAGAAACCAAACTTAGTGATTGGTGTAGGCGGCTGTGTAGCCTCGCAAGAAGGTAAAGCCATTCGTGAGCGCGCTCCTTACGTAGATATCGTGTTTGGCCCGCAAACCCTGCACCGCTTGCCGGAAATGATCAAACAAGTGAAAGGCGGCGAGAAGTCTGTAGTAGACGTAAGCTTCCCAGAAATCGAAAAGTTTGACCGTTTACCAGAGCCTCGAGCCGAAGGCGCAACCGCGTTTGTATCAATTATGGAAGGCTGTAGTAAATATTGTACCTTCTGTGTTGTGCCGTATACCCGTGGCGAAGAAGTAAGCCGCCCGCTTGACGATGTTCTATACGAAATCGCCTCGTTAGCCGAACAAGGGGTACGTGAAGTAAACCTGCTTGGGCAAAACGTTAATGCCTACCGCGGCCTTACTCACGACGACAACATTTGTACTTTTGCCGAACTACTACGTTACGTTGCTAGCATTAACGGCATCGACCGTATTCGCTTTACTACTAGCCACCCAATCGAATTTACCGACGATATTGTTGAGGTATATGCTGATACCCCTGAGCTAGTGAGCTTTTTACACCTACCTGTACAAAGTGGTGCCGACCGCATTCTTAACTTAATGAAGCGCGGCCACACTGCCATTGAGTACAAATCGATTATTCGCAAGCTACGTAAAGCCCGCCCCGACATCGAAATTAGCTCTGACTTCATTGTTGGCTACCCTGGTGAAACCCAAGATGATTTTGCCGATACCATGAAGCTTATCGAGCAAGTTAACTTTGATATGAGCTTTAGCTTTGTTTACAGCGCACGCCCAGGTACGCCAGCGGCAGACTTACCAGACGACGTAAGTGAAGAAGAGAAAAAACAACGCTTATATATTCTACAAGAGCGCATTAACCAACAAGCGATGCAAGTTAGCCGCCGTATGCTAGATACCGAGCAACGCATTTTGGTTGAAGGCCCTTCGAAGAAAAACCCAATGGAATTGCGTGGTCGCACTGAAAACAACCGCGTAGTGAACTTTGAAGGCAGCCATGACGTTATAGGTCAATTCGTTGATGTGAAAATTGTTGATGTGTTTGCTCACTCTTTGCGTGGTGAATTGCTAAGAACAGAACAACAAATGGAGTTGCGTAATGACGTTGCCCCTGCCACTATTATCGACAAAACCGATGGGCAAGCTGACCACCTAGGTGTGGCAAGCTTTACGCCTTAG
- a CDS encoding PhoH family protein, with protein MSNKINSIEIHLEPASSPRLAQLCGPLDDNLKQLERRLGVEISYRSNNFQITGRHGMCLIAGSILRSLYVETAPLKGGDIPELSPEKVHLAIQESHALEQDEENTQHYGKELNIKTKRGVIKPRTPNQASYIGNMLGHDVTFGIGPAGTGKTYLAVACAVDALERQEVRRILLTRPAVEAGEKLGFLPGDLSQKVDPYLRPLYDALFEMLGFEKVERLIERNVIEVAPLAYMRGRTLNDAYIILDESQNTTVEQMKMFLTRIGFNSRAVITGDITQIDLPRHQKSGLRHAIEVLSEVPALSFNFFQAADVVRHPIVAAIVEAYEEQDERDRIAEEKQKQRREAAQKLSQSGGE; from the coding sequence TTGAGTAATAAAATCAATTCTATTGAAATACATCTAGAGCCAGCCTCTAGCCCTCGCCTTGCCCAACTTTGCGGCCCACTTGATGACAACTTAAAGCAACTTGAACGCCGTTTAGGTGTAGAAATTAGTTACCGTAGTAACAATTTCCAAATTACTGGCCGCCATGGCATGTGTTTGATTGCCGGTAGCATTTTGCGTTCGCTATATGTTGAAACCGCGCCGCTAAAAGGTGGCGATATTCCAGAGCTAAGCCCAGAAAAGGTCCACTTAGCGATACAAGAGAGCCACGCACTCGAGCAAGACGAAGAAAATACTCAGCACTACGGTAAAGAATTAAACATTAAAACCAAACGGGGTGTAATTAAGCCGCGTACACCAAACCAAGCAAGTTATATTGGTAATATGCTTGGCCACGACGTAACCTTTGGTATTGGCCCTGCAGGTACCGGTAAAACCTATCTAGCAGTAGCTTGTGCAGTTGACGCCTTAGAGCGCCAAGAGGTACGCCGTATTTTGCTTACTCGCCCAGCGGTAGAAGCCGGTGAAAAACTGGGTTTTTTACCCGGTGACTTAAGCCAAAAAGTCGACCCTTACCTACGCCCACTTTACGATGCCTTGTTTGAAATGCTCGGCTTCGAAAAAGTAGAGCGCTTAATAGAACGCAATGTTATTGAAGTTGCTCCTTTAGCTTACATGCGTGGCCGTACTCTAAATGATGCCTACATCATTCTCGATGAAAGCCAGAATACCACGGTAGAACAAATGAAAATGTTCTTAACCCGCATTGGCTTTAACTCGCGTGCGGTGATTACCGGTGATATCACTCAAATTGACTTACCACGCCATCAAAAATCTGGCCTACGCCACGCCATTGAAGTACTGAGTGAGGTGCCAGCACTAAGCTTTAATTTCTTCCAAGCCGCTGACGTGGTTCGCCACCCCATTGTCGCCGCCATTGTAGAAGCTTACGAAGAACAAGATGAGCGCGACCGCATTGCCGAAGAAAAACAAAAGCAACGCCGCGAAGCTGCGCAAAAACTTAGCCAAAGTGGCGGAGAATAA
- the ybeY gene encoding rRNA maturation RNase YbeY: MAVVDLQIATGDEENLPSISAFEAWLHATLVEQDHDSEITVRIVDEAESQALNSQYRHKDKPTNVLSFPFEAPPGVSLPLLGDLVICRQVVEREAEEQGKPVFDHWAHMVVHGSLHLLGYDHIEDQEAEEMEALEIAVLTKLGISNPY; the protein is encoded by the coding sequence ATGGCGGTTGTTGATTTACAAATCGCCACGGGTGATGAAGAAAATCTGCCAAGCATCAGTGCATTTGAAGCATGGTTGCATGCAACTTTGGTAGAACAAGACCATGATAGCGAAATTACCGTTCGCATTGTTGACGAAGCCGAAAGCCAAGCGTTAAATTCTCAATACCGTCATAAAGATAAACCAACCAACGTGTTATCTTTCCCATTTGAAGCGCCTCCGGGAGTAAGTTTGCCACTATTAGGTGACTTAGTGATATGCCGCCAAGTGGTAGAACGTGAAGCCGAAGAACAGGGAAAACCAGTGTTTGATCACTGGGCACACATGGTTGTACATGGAAGCCTTCATCTGCTAGGTTATGATCATATCGAGGATCAAGAAGCAGAAGAAATGGAAGCACTAGAAATCGCAGTGCTTACCAAATTAGGTATTAGTAACCCTTACTAA
- the corC gene encoding CNNM family magnesium/cobalt transport protein CorC (CorC(YbeX) belongs to the Cyclin M Mg2+ Exporter (CNNM) family, and was characterized as belonging to a set of three proteins, at least one of which must be present for CorA to function.), producing MSDDNPHSSNGSAKKGWIDKIVQLVQGEPKSKEELVEVIQDANQRELIDQNTREMIEGVLDVSSQRVRDIMIPRSQMVTLDVSQTIAQILPTLTEARHSRFPVINEDKDHIEGVLLAKDLLKFAFTEEASTTPLSEVIRPAVVVPESKRIDKLLKEFRSERYHMAIVVDEFGGVSGLVTIEDILEIIVGDIEDEFANEEALQDDIRRINDKTFAVNALTDIEDFNQYFGCEFSDEEVDTIGGMVTHAFGHLPGRGESIEIEGYRFKVRTADRRRLVQLQVSIPEEKALQLSIQE from the coding sequence ATGAGCGACGACAACCCTCACTCTAGCAACGGTTCTGCTAAGAAAGGCTGGATAGATAAAATTGTTCAGCTGGTACAAGGAGAGCCGAAAAGCAAAGAGGAATTGGTAGAAGTAATTCAAGACGCCAATCAACGAGAACTGATCGACCAAAATACCCGAGAGATGATTGAAGGTGTGCTTGATGTATCAAGCCAGCGTGTAAGAGACATCATGATCCCTCGCTCGCAAATGGTAACCTTAGATGTTAGCCAAACCATTGCACAGATTTTACCAACGCTAACCGAAGCACGTCACTCTCGCTTTCCGGTTATCAACGAAGACAAAGACCACATTGAAGGCGTACTTCTCGCCAAAGATCTGCTCAAATTCGCTTTTACCGAAGAAGCATCAACCACGCCCCTTAGCGAAGTGATTCGCCCAGCAGTTGTAGTGCCAGAAAGTAAACGCATCGACAAACTGCTAAAAGAGTTTCGCAGCGAACGCTACCACATGGCCATTGTAGTTGATGAGTTTGGCGGTGTGTCCGGTCTGGTGACCATTGAAGATATACTTGAAATTATTGTGGGTGATATCGAAGACGAGTTTGCTAACGAAGAAGCCCTACAAGATGATATTCGCCGCATCAATGATAAAACCTTTGCGGTAAATGCCCTCACCGACATCGAAGATTTTAACCAATACTTTGGTTGCGAATTTAGCGACGAAGAAGTGGATACGATTGGTGGAATGGTGACTCACGCCTTTGGCCATTTACCTGGTCGGGGGGAATCAATTGAAATTGAAGGCTACCGCTTTAAGGTTCGCACCGCCGACCGCCGCCGCTTAGTGCAGCTACAGGTTAGCATACCGGAAGAGAAAGCCTTGCAATTAAGCATTCAAGAATAA
- the lnt gene encoding apolipoprotein N-acyltransferase — MKQVLTPRLRLLAAFVCGLIAPFAFAPYGLWPLMPLSLLGLLLLLKPEQSGFKLGFCYGLGWFGYGIHWVHVSMAEFGGMPLIVSLALMALLVAYLALYPAFSCWLANKWQGPRRLTFFLLWFPACWLLGEWLRSWVLTGFPWLQPGYSQIDSPLSTIAPVLGLYGVTWLVLLIAASAALILVNKGKVRWVACLTIALPLVLGLTFKGVSWTQAQDSLKVALVQGNVPLDIKWLPQHRAASLVMYQQETAAIEDADVIVWPESAIAALEYEVIDFLHDLDGQLLNKQQALITGVIAHDLQNNQYYNALITLGQQTEEAGASSAYYYENPNRYYKNHLLPIGEFVPFEQLLRPLAPFFNLPMSSFNRGDAMQQNLEVKGHQWLAAICYEIAFGELLRPQFTPETDAIITVSNDAWFGTSIGPQQHLEIAQMRALEFGRPVVRSTNTGVTAIIDRFGNIQQRAPEYQQLTLTDDVTPATGITPYQRFGLWPVALIMLLGLASGLVQRIRQRKLQPAANY, encoded by the coding sequence ATGAAACAAGTATTAACACCGCGGCTACGTTTGTTAGCCGCTTTTGTTTGTGGCCTTATCGCCCCCTTCGCCTTTGCTCCTTATGGCCTCTGGCCACTGATGCCTCTCTCACTATTAGGCTTATTGCTACTGTTAAAGCCAGAGCAGTCAGGCTTTAAACTGGGCTTTTGCTATGGCTTAGGCTGGTTTGGCTATGGCATTCACTGGGTGCACGTAAGCATGGCCGAGTTTGGCGGCATGCCTTTGATAGTTAGCCTTGCACTTATGGCGCTATTGGTTGCCTACCTTGCGTTGTACCCTGCCTTTTCCTGTTGGCTTGCAAACAAATGGCAAGGGCCGCGCCGGCTTACATTTTTCTTGCTGTGGTTTCCCGCCTGCTGGTTACTAGGTGAATGGTTGCGCAGCTGGGTGTTAACCGGCTTTCCTTGGTTGCAACCTGGTTACAGTCAAATAGATTCGCCATTATCAACTATTGCACCAGTGCTTGGCCTTTATGGGGTTACTTGGCTAGTGTTGTTAATTGCAGCATCGGCTGCACTTATCTTGGTTAATAAGGGAAAGGTTCGCTGGGTCGCTTGCCTAACAATTGCCTTACCGCTGGTACTGGGATTAACCTTTAAAGGGGTAAGCTGGACCCAAGCTCAGGACTCACTGAAAGTCGCATTGGTACAAGGCAATGTGCCTTTAGATATAAAATGGTTACCACAACATCGTGCAGCAAGCCTTGTTATGTACCAACAAGAAACCGCCGCGATAGAAGATGCCGATGTAATAGTTTGGCCCGAATCCGCTATCGCAGCCTTGGAATATGAAGTCATTGATTTCTTACATGACTTAGACGGTCAATTACTTAATAAACAACAAGCCTTAATCACTGGTGTTATTGCTCACGATTTACAAAACAACCAGTATTACAACGCGCTAATAACACTTGGCCAGCAAACGGAAGAAGCAGGTGCAAGCTCTGCCTATTACTACGAAAACCCTAATCGCTACTATAAAAATCACTTATTACCGATAGGTGAATTTGTGCCTTTTGAGCAATTGCTGCGCCCCTTAGCGCCGTTTTTCAATTTGCCAATGTCTTCGTTTAATCGCGGAGATGCTATGCAGCAGAACTTGGAAGTAAAAGGACATCAATGGCTAGCGGCAATTTGCTATGAAATCGCCTTTGGTGAATTGCTAAGACCACAATTTACGCCAGAGACCGACGCGATTATAACGGTCAGCAACGATGCTTGGTTTGGCACCTCTATTGGACCACAGCAGCATCTAGAGATTGCCCAAATGCGCGCCTTAGAATTTGGCCGGCCAGTAGTGCGCTCCACCAATACTGGGGTAACCGCAATAATCGACCGCTTTGGCAATATTCAGCAGCGTGCGCCTGAGTATCAACAGCTAACACTCACCGATGATGTTACCCCTGCTACGGGAATAACACCTTATCAACGCTTTGGCCTATGGCCTGTCGCATTAATCATGTTACTAGGTTTAGCCTCTGGCTTGGTACAACGGATCCGCCAGCGAAAGCTGCAACCTGCTGCCAACTATTAA
- a CDS encoding zinc ribbon-containing protein, with translation MPKRVKAYQAFVEDLEKRIQESGEVGQEELSKLIDTTQEYLQAASDLSQDEWQLIANYVRRDLSDWKTDYQRAYDESPGMALLKESIWYWLAKLSDQSQVEWHELIGDLQHQGVYQSGELIGLGVIECAECGDKTALWHPTIISSCEHCQGKRFYRHPISEQQA, from the coding sequence ATGCCAAAGCGAGTAAAAGCCTATCAAGCCTTTGTGGAAGACCTTGAAAAACGCATTCAAGAAAGTGGGGAAGTGGGTCAAGAAGAGCTGTCTAAGCTAATTGATACCACGCAAGAGTATTTACAAGCTGCCAGTGATTTAAGCCAAGATGAATGGCAGCTTATTGCTAACTACGTTCGTCGAGATTTAAGCGACTGGAAAACCGATTACCAGCGCGCTTATGACGAAAGCCCTGGAATGGCACTGCTTAAAGAAAGCATATGGTATTGGCTGGCTAAGTTAAGTGACCAAAGCCAAGTAGAGTGGCATGAGTTGATTGGTGATCTGCAACATCAAGGCGTGTATCAAAGCGGCGAGCTAATTGGTTTAGGGGTGATAGAGTGCGCTGAATGTGGTGATAAAACCGCACTGTGGCACCCAACCATTATTAGTAGCTGCGAACATTGCCAAGGTAAGCGATTTTATCGTCATCCTATTAGTGAGCAGCAGGCTTGA
- the leuS gene encoding leucine--tRNA ligase, whose product MQEQYNPRDIETKVQQHWEQAQTFKVVEQPGKEKFYCLSMFPYPSGRLHMGHVRNYTIGDVVSRYQRMQGKNVMQPMGWDAFGLPAENAAINNNTAPAKWTYENIEYMKTQLKQLGFGYDWDRELATCKPDYYRWEQWFFTKLYEKGLVYKKMATVNWDPVDQTVLANEQVIDGRGWRSGALVEQKEIPQWFIKITDYAQELLDDLDQLDDWPEQVKTMQRNWIGRSEGVEMQFGLENSNEQFSIYTTRPDTVMGVTYVGVAAQHPLALEAAKTNPELAAFIEECKNNKVAEADMATMEKKGMATGLNAVHPLTGKLVPIWVANFVLMGYGSGAVMAVPAHDQRDFEFAQAYGLDIVGVIKPSDAELDLSEQAFTEKGVLFNSGEFDGLEFKAAFDAVAAKLESIGKGNKQVNFRLRDWGVSRQRYWGTPIPMLNLANGDVVPVPEDQLPVVLPEDVVMNGVTSPIKADPEWAKTEFEGQEAFHETDTFDTFMESSWYYARYCSANNEDMMLDPEQANYWLPVDQYIGGIEHAILHLLYARFFHKLLRDTGLVDSDEPFKRLLTQGMVLADAFYYEDEKGGKVWVSPVDAITEKDEKGRITSAKTADGKALVYAGMSKMSKSKNNGIDPQVMVDKYGADTVRLFMMFAAPAEQTLEWQDSAVEGSLRFLRRVWKLAYDHVNAGKTPELDVASLSAAQKDLRREVHKTIAKVSDDVGRRQTFNTAIAAIMELMNKLTKADQSDANNRAVTREAINAVVLMLSPITPHICDQLWTLLGNEGDIDTAAWPSADEKAMVEDSKLIVVQVNGKLRAKLTVAADADQEAVQALAMGDENVAKFVDGKTVRKVIYVAGKLLNIVAN is encoded by the coding sequence ATGCAAGAGCAATACAATCCGCGTGATATTGAAACCAAAGTGCAACAGCACTGGGAGCAAGCGCAAACCTTTAAAGTTGTTGAACAGCCGGGTAAAGAGAAGTTTTACTGTCTGTCTATGTTCCCTTACCCAAGCGGCCGCCTGCATATGGGTCACGTGCGCAACTACACCATTGGTGATGTAGTCTCTCGCTACCAGCGCATGCAAGGTAAAAACGTTATGCAACCAATGGGTTGGGATGCATTTGGTCTTCCAGCAGAAAACGCAGCGATTAACAACAATACTGCGCCAGCTAAATGGACCTACGAGAATATCGAATACATGAAAACTCAGCTAAAGCAGTTGGGTTTTGGCTACGACTGGGACCGTGAACTGGCAACCTGTAAGCCAGATTACTACCGTTGGGAGCAATGGTTCTTCACTAAGCTTTACGAAAAAGGCTTAGTTTACAAAAAGATGGCCACGGTTAACTGGGATCCAGTAGACCAAACAGTATTAGCCAACGAACAAGTTATTGATGGCCGTGGCTGGCGTTCTGGCGCTTTAGTAGAGCAAAAAGAAATCCCTCAGTGGTTTATTAAAATCACCGATTACGCACAAGAGTTACTTGATGATCTCGACCAACTAGACGATTGGCCTGAGCAAGTAAAAACCATGCAGCGTAACTGGATTGGCCGTTCTGAAGGCGTAGAAATGCAGTTTGGTTTAGAGAACAGCAACGAGCAATTCTCTATTTACACCACCCGCCCAGACACCGTAATGGGTGTAACCTACGTAGGCGTAGCTGCGCAACATCCACTTGCTTTAGAAGCCGCTAAAACTAACCCCGAATTAGCCGCCTTCATCGAAGAATGCAAAAACAACAAAGTGGCCGAAGCCGATATGGCGACCATGGAGAAGAAAGGCATGGCCACCGGCCTGAATGCCGTTCATCCTCTAACCGGTAAGCTAGTACCAATTTGGGTCGCTAACTTTGTATTAATGGGTTACGGCTCTGGCGCAGTAATGGCCGTGCCAGCACACGACCAACGTGATTTCGAATTTGCTCAAGCTTACGGTTTAGACATTGTAGGTGTGATTAAGCCAAGCGATGCCGAGCTAGACTTATCAGAGCAAGCATTCACCGAGAAAGGCGTATTGTTTAACTCGGGTGAATTTGACGGCTTAGAATTTAAAGCCGCCTTTGATGCCGTTGCCGCCAAACTTGAATCCATTGGCAAAGGTAACAAACAAGTTAACTTCCGCCTACGCGATTGGGGCGTAAGCCGCCAGCGTTACTGGGGCACACCAATCCCAATGCTAAACCTAGCTAACGGTGATGTTGTGCCAGTGCCAGAAGACCAACTACCGGTTGTTCTTCCTGAAGATGTGGTGATGAATGGCGTAACCTCGCCAATTAAAGCCGATCCAGAGTGGGCAAAAACTGAATTTGAAGGTCAAGAAGCCTTCCACGAAACCGATACTTTCGACACCTTCATGGAATCTAGCTGGTACTACGCGCGTTACTGTAGTGCTAACAACGAAGACATGATGTTAGACCCAGAGCAAGCAAACTACTGGTTGCCGGTTGACCAATACATTGGTGGTATCGAGCACGCGATTTTGCACCTACTTTACGCACGTTTCTTCCACAAACTGTTGCGCGATACAGGCTTAGTGGATTCAGACGAACCGTTTAAACGCTTGCTTACTCAAGGCATGGTATTAGCCGATGCCTTCTACTACGAAGACGAGAAAGGCGGTAAGGTTTGGGTTTCTCCTGTTGATGCCATCACTGAGAAAGACGAAAAAGGCCGTATTACCAGTGCTAAAACTGCCGATGGCAAAGCACTTGTTTACGCCGGCATGAGTAAAATGTCGAAGTCAAAAAACAACGGCATCGACCCACAGGTAATGGTAGACAAATACGGTGCCGACACTGTGCGCTTGTTTATGATGTTTGCTGCTCCTGCCGAGCAAACACTTGAGTGGCAAGACAGCGCAGTAGAAGGCTCATTACGCTTCCTACGTCGTGTTTGGAAACTCGCCTACGACCACGTTAATGCTGGCAAAACACCAGAGCTTGATGTTGCAAGCTTAAGCGCAGCACAAAAAGATCTACGTCGTGAAGTGCATAAAACCATCGCTAAAGTGAGTGATGATGTTGGTCGTCGTCAAACCTTTAACACTGCCATTGCAGCGATTATGGAGTTGATGAACAAACTCACTAAAGCTGATCAAAGTGATGCCAATAACCGCGCAGTAACCCGTGAAGCGATTAATGCAGTGGTACTAATGCTATCGCCTATAACGCCGCACATCTGTGATCAGTTATGGACACTACTAGGCAACGAAGGTGACATTGATACAGCGGCTTGGCCAAGCGCAGATGAAAAAGCCATGGTAGAAGACAGCAAACTCATTGTTGTGCAAGTAAACGGCAAGCTACGCGCTAAACTTACTGTGGCTGCAGATGCAGACCAAGAGGCAGTTCAAGCGCTAGCAATGGGCGACGAAAATGTCGCTAAGTTTGTTGACGGAAAAACCGTACGCAAAGTGATTTATGTTGCAGGTAAACTGCTTAACATTGTTGCTAACTAA
- the lptE gene encoding LPS assembly lipoprotein LptE: protein MTLTTIRFAVIALAISLISACGFAPRGSYLLDEKLTQIYVSSSDEFSPLVRELKRQLAQNNVAVFEFPESGIPTLHLRGEDISKRTLSLFENGQVAEYELSYQVGGYLQIADQGNFPINVQLHRDFQDNPLAALAKQRERELLYDELRVMAADQIMRQLATVSW from the coding sequence ATGACTTTAACAACCATTCGTTTCGCCGTTATTGCCTTAGCCATTAGCCTAATTTCGGCCTGTGGTTTTGCACCACGTGGCAGCTATTTGTTAGATGAGAAACTCACTCAAATCTACGTATCTTCAAGTGATGAATTTAGCCCACTAGTTCGTGAGCTAAAACGTCAACTAGCACAAAACAATGTCGCAGTATTTGAGTTTCCTGAAAGTGGCATTCCAACCCTGCACCTAAGAGGCGAAGATATTAGCAAGCGCACGCTATCGCTATTCGAAAACGGTCAGGTCGCAGAATACGAGTTAAGTTATCAAGTGGGCGGTTATTTGCAAATTGCCGACCAAGGCAACTTCCCAATTAATGTACAACTCCACCGAGACTTCCAAGATAACCCCTTAGCAGCGCTAGCAAAGCAACGTGAGCGGGAGCTATTGTACGACGAGTTACGGGTAATGGCTGCAGACCAAATTATGCGTCAATTGGCTACGGTTAGTTGGTAA